A window of Roseobacter fucihabitans genomic DNA:
CGCGATTGCAAATCTGACCTGCCCCCGGTTTGATGGTGTAGAACTGAGGTCTATAGGAGATGGCAATGATACAACCCGCAGATGCGCAGGCGCGCCGCGCGATCAAACCGGTGATCTGTTATCCCGTCGAGACCTTGCCAGCGCCGGATATGCCTCTTTACCAAGCCGCCCGCGAGAGCCTGACGAAGCAGGGCGAGGTTCTGGTTCCGGCGCGCGAGGCGCGTTGTTTTTCGGTGCCAGCGGGGTGTTTTTTTCGTATTTCCAGCATTGAGGGGCCGCAGGTGGGCGATTTGAACCTGTTCAACGCGCATGATCTGAGCGAGCGATTTTATTCGGGTAAAACCAGGGCCCTGCACGGAACGCATATCACAACCGGGCAACGCATGTGGTCGAGTTTCCCGCATTTGCGGCCAATGGCCACGATCACCCATGACACGCTGGGCTGGTACGGTATCGATGCCTTTGGCGGTTCAGTACATGACGTGATCGGAACGCGCTGTGACCCCTATACCCACGCGCTTTTGTCGGGCGGCGGGCAGTATCATCACTGTTGCCATTCAAACCTCACGCGGTCTTTGGCGGATCATTTAGGAGTGTCGCGCCGCAAGGCGGAACCGCATGTGCATGACGTACTCAACGTGTTCATGTGCACGGGTTTTACACGTGATACCGGCCAATATTTCATGAAAGCCTCGCCGGTGCGGCCTGGGGATTACCTGGAATTTTTTGCTGAAATTGAACTGCTGGGTAATCTGAGCGCCTGTCCGGGGGGCGATTGTTCATCCGAACATTCCAGCGATACGGCGGCGTGCTATCCGTTATTAGTAGAGGTGTTTGCACCGGAGGCAGCCACTTTGACGCATTGGAATCCGCCTGTTGCTAACCAATATGACCGCACGCACGGCATTTAGCGCCTAGGCAAAAGCCGCGTCGAGCGCAATTTCGACCATATCGCCAAAGGTTTTTTCGCGATCCTCTGCTGGCAGAGCTTCCCCGGTTTGCAAATGATCGCTGACGGTGAGGATGGCGAGGGCGCGTCGCCCGTGACGCGACGCCAAGGTATAGAGTTCAGCGGCTTCCATTTCCACGCCCAAAATGCCATGCCGCACCATCTGCTCATCGAGATCGGGGCGTTCCGAGTAAAACACATCTGAGGAATAAATGCCGCCCACATGGGTCTTTGTCCCTTTGGCCTTTGCGGCTGCGACGGCGGCGGCCAGGAGATCAAAATTGGCAGTAGGCGCGTAATTCACCTCACGGAAAATGCCCGATGAGGGCGACGTGATCGTGCTGGCCGACATGGCGATGATCACATCACGCACCGCCACATGCTCCTGCATCCCGCCACAGGAACCGATGCGGATCAAACTTTGCACATTATACTGTGAAATCAATTCATTCGCGTAGATCGAAAGCGATGGCATGCCCATACCAGAACCCTGGATGGTGACGCGCTCGCCTTTGTAGGTGCCGGTAAATCCGAGCATACCGCGCACTTCATTGACCAACCGCGCGTCGGTCAAAAAGGTTTCGGCGGCCCATCGCGCGCGGTAAGGATCGCCCGGCATCAGAACGGTTTCGGCAATATCACCGGGCGCGGCACCAATGTGGATGGTCATGTTTTGCGTCCTTTTCTTGGTCGCGCGCAACTTGCATGTGCAGAGGTTTGGGAACAAGGAAAAAACACCGCTGTGACGTACGGTTTATTCTGCGGCAACCGCCTGTGGATCGACCAGGGTCACGATGTCCATCATGATTGTGTTCAGCTCGAAGTCCTTTGGCGTGTAGACCCGCGCCACGCCCATGGCGCGCAGCCGCTCCGCGTCATCATCCGGGATGATACCACCGACGATCACCGGTATATTGCCCAGGCCCGCCGCGCGCATCTGCTCCATCAGGTCCTCGACCAGGGGAATGTGGCTGCCTGACAGGATCGACAGGCCGACGACATGGGCTTCATCCTCAAGTGCTGCGGCGACGATTTCGGCGGGCGTCAGGCGAATGCCCTCATAGGCGATGTCCATGCCGCAATCGCGCGCGCGCACGGCGATTTGTTCGGCCCCGTTGGAGTGACCATCAAGGCCGGGTTTGCCGACCAGAAACTTCAACCGCCGCCCCAGTTTATCGCTGACCACATCCACGGCATCACGCAGATCATCGAGGCCTTCGGTCTTGTTGGAGCGTGATCCGGACACGCCCGTCGGCCCGCGGTATTCGCCGTGCACCGCACGCATCTGCGCGGCCCATTCGCCCGTCGTGACACCGGCCCTGGCCGCTGCAATCGAGGGTTCCATAACGTTGCGCCCTTCGGCGGCGGCGGCGCGAAGATCGGCTAGCGCCCTTTTTACGACATCTGCGTCACGCGCATCGCGCCAGGCGTCCAGTCGCGCGATCTGCTCGGCCTCGACCGCTGGGTCGACGATCATGATACCACCATCGCCGGTCATCAAGGGGGACGGTTCGCCCTGCGTCCATTTGTTCACGCCAACGACGATGGTTTCACCGGCCTCGATCCGGCCCAGACGGTCCGCGTTGCTGTCCACAAGACGCGCTTTCATGTAATCAATGGCCTCAATGGCACCGCCCATACCGTCGAGATTGGCAAGCTCGGCGCGTGCACCCTCCTTGAGGGCCTCGACCTTGGCATCCACGGCCGGGTTGCCGTCAAACAGGTCATCAAATTCCAGCAGGTCGGTCTCATAAGCCATGATCTGCTGCATGCGCATCGACCATTGCTGATCCCAGGGACGTGGCAGGCCAAGCGCTTCGTTCCAGGCGGGCAATTGCACGGCGCGCGCACGGGCCTTTTTGGAGAGCGTGACGGCGAGCATTTCGATGAGGATGCGATAGACGTTGTTTTCGGGCTGTTGTTCGGTCAACCCGAGGCTGTTCACCTGCACGCCATAACGGAATCGGCGGTATTTCGGGTCCTCGACACCGTAACGTTCCAAACAGATTTCATCCCACAGGTCGACGAATGCACGCATTTTGCACATCTCCGTCACGAAACGGATGCCCGCGTTCACGAAGAACGAAATACGCCCCACCAATGCGGGGAAATCCTCTGCCGGTACGCGCGGTTTGAGCGCATCGAGCACGGCCGTGGCGGTGGCCAGCGCAAAAGCCAACTCCTGTTCCGGCGTCGCGCCCGCCTCTTGCAAATGGTAGGAGCAGACATTCATCGGGTTCCATTTGGGCACGTTCGTGTAACAATATTCGGCCACATCCGCGATCATCTTGAGGCTGGGTGCGGGCGGGCAGATATAGGTCCCCCGGCTAAGGTATTCCTTGATCAGATCGTTTTGCACGGTCCCTTGAAGGGCAGACACATCCGCCCCCTGTTCTTCGGCGACGGCGATATAAAGCGCCAGCAGCCAGGGTGCGGTGGCATTAATTGTCATCGAGGTATTCATCTGATCAAGCGGGATATCATTAAACAGCGTGCGCATATCACCCAGATGGCTGACCGGGACGCCAACCTTGCCAACCTCACCGCGCGCCAGAATATGGTCGCTGTCATACCCGGTTTGCGTCGGCAGATCGAAGGCCACCGATAGCCCGGTTTGTCCTTTGGCCAGGTTCGAGCGATAAAGCGCGTTGGACGCTTGCGCGGTTGAATGTCCGGCATAGGTTCGGATCAGCCAGGGTCGATCTTTTGCGGCATTGGACATAGGAACCTCACGACTCATTTGGGTAATTTAATTACGTTGATGTGTTGATACTTGAAATAATATACCGGTGTCAATTC
This region includes:
- a CDS encoding DUF1989 domain-containing protein; the protein is MIQPADAQARRAIKPVICYPVETLPAPDMPLYQAARESLTKQGEVLVPAREARCFSVPAGCFFRISSIEGPQVGDLNLFNAHDLSERFYSGKTRALHGTHITTGQRMWSSFPHLRPMATITHDTLGWYGIDAFGGSVHDVIGTRCDPYTHALLSGGGQYHHCCHSNLTRSLADHLGVSRRKAEPHVHDVLNVFMCTGFTRDTGQYFMKASPVRPGDYLEFFAEIELLGNLSACPGGDCSSEHSSDTAACYPLLVEVFAPEAATLTHWNPPVANQYDRTHGI
- the deoD gene encoding purine-nucleoside phosphorylase, with protein sequence MTIHIGAAPGDIAETVLMPGDPYRARWAAETFLTDARLVNEVRGMLGFTGTYKGERVTIQGSGMGMPSLSIYANELISQYNVQSLIRIGSCGGMQEHVAVRDVIIAMSASTITSPSSGIFREVNYAPTANFDLLAAAVAAAKAKGTKTHVGGIYSSDVFYSERPDLDEQMVRHGILGVEMEAAELYTLASRHGRRALAILTVSDHLQTGEALPAEDREKTFGDMVEIALDAAFA
- a CDS encoding protein meaA translates to MSNAAKDRPWLIRTYAGHSTAQASNALYRSNLAKGQTGLSVAFDLPTQTGYDSDHILARGEVGKVGVPVSHLGDMRTLFNDIPLDQMNTSMTINATAPWLLALYIAVAEEQGADVSALQGTVQNDLIKEYLSRGTYICPPAPSLKMIADVAEYCYTNVPKWNPMNVCSYHLQEAGATPEQELAFALATATAVLDALKPRVPAEDFPALVGRISFFVNAGIRFVTEMCKMRAFVDLWDEICLERYGVEDPKYRRFRYGVQVNSLGLTEQQPENNVYRILIEMLAVTLSKKARARAVQLPAWNEALGLPRPWDQQWSMRMQQIMAYETDLLEFDDLFDGNPAVDAKVEALKEGARAELANLDGMGGAIEAIDYMKARLVDSNADRLGRIEAGETIVVGVNKWTQGEPSPLMTGDGGIMIVDPAVEAEQIARLDAWRDARDADVVKRALADLRAAAAEGRNVMEPSIAAARAGVTTGEWAAQMRAVHGEYRGPTGVSGSRSNKTEGLDDLRDAVDVVSDKLGRRLKFLVGKPGLDGHSNGAEQIAVRARDCGMDIAYEGIRLTPAEIVAAALEDEAHVVGLSILSGSHIPLVEDLMEQMRAAGLGNIPVIVGGIIPDDDAERLRAMGVARVYTPKDFELNTIMMDIVTLVDPQAVAAE